The following are encoded together in the Montipora capricornis isolate CH-2021 chromosome 5, ASM3666992v2, whole genome shotgun sequence genome:
- the LOC138048607 gene encoding uncharacterized protein — protein MADSCASSQSAEEIVSEMSLPLVKAELQKRGIPAEGKKPVLMARLIVAIKQEESKPSCSQNNNKKSTNTVPKQALPADNGPSASTGEHLSSQSSNHQLSNIQLLRRKEMILKMDIDAVIRVILETSKDSSNNVVTMENRVQRLNGYMESCSEVRDEVIALISDDEIAEEAQKWIDYQQGIDNALDIAQEYISKQSVSKVDEQTSSGSAEHKQSHLKLPKLELPKFDGDVLKFQNFWDQFEAAVHDNDNVPAFQKFTYLRSVLEGVAYHTIEGFEVTSANYQHAVDALKHRFGRKRIIISSLVKSIVQLEQRSNKGVESLQDLHDTLKNRIRALEALGEKPMTHSCILLPILETKLPPELSEKWELELTDINEESVDLELFFKFLNKQVISKEAGERNVSMIGENGETTRGSRGPDKDGIGVKNT, from the coding sequence ATGGCAGACAGCTGTGCATCGTCTCAGTCAGCGGAGGAAATTGTGAGTGAAATGTCTCTTCCCCTAGTCAAAGCTGAGTTACAAAAGAGAGGAATACCAGCGGAAGGAAAGAAACCAGTCCTTATGGCTCGACTTATTGTTGCTATAAAACAAGAAGAATCTAAGCCTTCGTGTTCGCAAAACAATAATAAGAAATCGACTAATACAGTCCCTAAACAGGCCTTGCCAGCTGACAACGGGCCTTCAGCATCAACTGGTGAACATTTGTCGTCGCAGTCTTCCAATCATCAGTTAAGTAATATTCAGTTGTTAAGGAGAAAGGAAATGATCCTCAAGATGGACATTGATGCTGTGATACGAGTAATACTTGAGACGAGCAAAGATTCCAGCAACAACGTCGTAACAATGGAAAATCGTGTTCAAAGGTTGAACGGTTACATGGAGAGTTGCAGTGAGGTAAGAGATGAGGTTATTGCACTTATTTCTGATGATGAAATTGCTGAAGAAGCTCAAAAGTGGATTGATTATCAACAAGGGATTGATAATGCTTTAGACATAGCTCAAGAGTATATATCTAAACAATCAGTTTCCAAGGTAGATGAACAAACCAGCTCGGGTTCAGCGGAGCACAAACAGTCACATTTAAAATTACCAAAACTGGAGTTGCCCAAGTTTGATGGAgatgttttaaaatttcaaaatttttgggACCAATTCGAGGCTGCTGTTCATGATAATGACAATGTGCCTGCTTTTCAGAAGTTCACCTACCTGCGTTCAGTACTTGAAGGGGTTGCTTATCACACAATCGAAGGATTTGAAGTCACTAGTGCTAATTATCAGCATGCTGTTGATGCTCTGAAGCATCGCTTTGGTAGGAAGAGAATAATTATTTCATCTCTGGTTAAGTCAATTGTTCAGCTGGAACAAAGGTCAAACAAAGGGGTAGAGTCTTTGCAAGATCTCCATGACACTCTAAAGAATCGGATTAGAGCTTTGGAGGCCCTGGGTGAAAAGCCAATGACCCATTCTTGTATCCTCCTCCCAATACTGGAAACCAAGCTTCCACCTGAGTTATCTGAGAAATGGGAATTAGAACTAACTGACATCAACGAAGAAAGTGTTGATCTTGAACTGttcttcaagtttttaaataaacaaGTGATTTCCAAAGAGGCCGGGGAAAGAAATGTTAGCATGATTGGTGAGAATGGTGAAACCACAAGAGGAAGTCGGGGACCGGACAAGGATGGAATTGGCGTAAAGAACACCTGA
- the LOC138048606 gene encoding uncharacterized protein codes for MLHGDWDHTTEGQRQTTLSGFVASYNAKMQQTLLQTGTAMLVADDVQRAPVRVLFDSGSQRSYITKRVAESLALDGPSEVLSVAVLGGEASQTKRMKRVSFSLTSVQESISKPGSMEALTIDRICTPLEPVEISLENYPHLQSLILADSYPRGPVNVDILIGAGFYFSFMSGKCKKGETAQAPTAVESTLGWIVGGPIEGLPCKNTQSMLSTVRINPVTDTLKQFWELESIGIVDKGDAHMSLEEEESVRQFNEGLKFDGERYEVPLLWKSDAPPLKSNYLQAVKRLEGVERQLRRNAERANAYKDAINQYVEKGFAVEVKEAADGNEKIRYLPHHAVFREDKKTTKCRVVFDASASDEHEVSLNDCILSGPALQPNLVSVLLRFRARRIALMADVEKMFLQIKVDERDQDALRYL; via the coding sequence ATGCTTCATGGTGACTGGGACCATACCACAGAGGGACAAAGACAGACAACATTAAGCGGATTTGTGGCTTCATACAATGCCAAGATGCAACAAACCTTATTACAGACTGGGACAGCCATGCTGGTCGCAGACGATGTCCAGAGAGCACCTGTGAGGGTTCTGTTTGACTCAGGCAGCCAAAGGTCTTATATCACCAAGAGAGTTGCTGAATCATTAGCCCTTGATGGACCTTCTGAAGTCCTTAGTGTAGCCGTGTTAGGGGGAGAAGCCAGTCAAACGAAGCGAATGAAGAGAGTCAGTTTCTCACTCACCTCTGTTCAAGAAAGCATTTCAAAGCCAGGTAGCATGGAGGCCCTCACCATTGACAGGATCTGCACACCACTGGAACCAGTGGAGATCAGTTTAGAAAATTACCCTCACCTGCAGAGCTTGATACTTGCTGACTCGTACCCTCGTGGACCAGTTAACGTCGATATTTTGATAGGAGCAGGCTTTTACTTCTCATTTATGAGTGGTAAGTGCAAGAAAGGGGAAACCGCTCAAGCTCCCACAGCAGTGGAGTCAACACTAGGATGGATTGTAGGAGGACCCATTGAGGGTCTTCCTTGCAAGAACACTCAATCCATGCTGTCTACTGTGCGGATTAACCCAGTCACCGACACCCTCAAGCAGTTTTGGGAGCTGGAATCTATCGGAATTGTCGATAAAGGGGATGCTCATATGTCCTTAGAAGAAGAAGAGTCTGTTAGACAGTTCAACGAGGGACTGAAGTTTGATGGTGAACGTTATGAAGTACCGCTGCTATGGAAAAGTGATGCTCCGCCGCTGAAATCAAACTACCTCCAGGCAGTGAAGAGACTTGAGGGTGTGGAAAGACAGCTTAGAAGGAACGCAGAGAGAGCCAATGCCTACAAGGATGCCATCAACCAATATGTAGAAAAAGGGTTTGCTGTAGAAGTAAAGGAAGCAGCTGATGGTAATGAGAAGATCAGGTATTTACCTCATCACGCAGTCTTCCGAGAggacaagaaaacaacaaaatgccGAGTTGTTTTTGATGCTTCAGCCTCTGATGAGCATGAGGTATCTCTCAACGACTGTATCCTGTCAGGGCCAGCACTTCAACCTAATCTGGTATCAGTACTACTTCGATTCAGAGCACGTAGGATTGCACTTATGGCTGATGTTGAAAAGATGTTCCTCCAGATTAAGGTTGACGAAAGAGACCAGGACGCTCTACGATATCTGTAG
- the LOC138050032 gene encoding lactadherin-like isoform X2, translated as MFFVFVLGSLVVKATTEKAACFHHAVGVANPSIISDDQMTASLNYSSYWLPHYGHLNDTRGGGWAARLSSSVSDWLQIDFERTVQVCAVETQGDVDGIAWVIDFYLSFLSDGASWSNFTYKNGTQVIFTRQGDSNYIDQETLPVTVFARYRYIRFPPISQHAWNTLRVEVYEGNASLSPCSTLLESSTTQRPNTSLASTCFHHALGVANPSIISDDQMTTSSNYSSYWLPHYGHLNDTRGGGWQ; from the exons atgttttttgtttttgttttaggaAGTCTAGTTGTAAAAGCAACAACAGAAAAGGCAG CCTGCTTCCATCATGCCGTTGGTGTGGCTAATCCAAGTATAATTAGTGACGATCAGATGACTGCCTCCTTGAATTATTCCAGTTATTGGTTACCCCATTACGGACATCTCAATGATACGAGAGGTGGTGGCTGGGCAGCGAGATTATCATCTagtgtttctgattggctccaGATAGACTTTGAAAGGACTGTTCAAGTCTGTGCTGTGGAGACTCAAGGCGATGTTGACGGTATTGCATGGGTTATCGACTTTTACCTCTCTTTCTTATCCGATGGAGCATCTTGGAGTAATTTCACATATAAAAATGGAACGCAAGTG aTATTTACTAGACAAGGCGACAGCAATTACATTGACCAGGAAACGTTGCCAGTAACAGTATTTGCAAGATACCGGTATATTCGGTTTCCTCCAATTTCTCAACATGCTTGGAATACCCTGAGAGTAGAGGTTTATGAAG GAAACGCCTCATTGTCTCCTTGCAGTACGCTCTTAGAATCATCTACAACCCAACGACCAAACACGTCCCTGGCATCGA CCTGCTTCCATCATGCCCTTGGTGTGGCTAATCCAAGTATAATTAGTGACGATCAGATGACTACCTCCTCGAATTATTCCAGTTATTGGTTACCCCATTACGGACATCTCAATGATACGAGAGGTGGTGGCTGGCAGTGA
- the LOC138050032 gene encoding lactadherin-like isoform X1 has translation MFFVFVLGSLVVKATTEKAACFHHAVGVANPSIISDDQMTASLNYSSYWLPHYGHLNDTRGGGWAARLSSSVSDWLQIDFERTVQVCAVETQGDVDGIAWVIDFYLSFLSDGASWSNFTYKNGTQVIFTRQGDSNYIDQETLPVTVFARYRYIRFPPISQHAWNTLRVEVYEGNASLSPCSTLLESSTTQRPNTSLASRNASLSPCSTLLESSTTQRPNTSLASTCFHHALGVANPSIISDDQMTTSSNYSSYWLPHYGHLNDTRGGGWQ, from the exons atgttttttgtttttgttttaggaAGTCTAGTTGTAAAAGCAACAACAGAAAAGGCAG CCTGCTTCCATCATGCCGTTGGTGTGGCTAATCCAAGTATAATTAGTGACGATCAGATGACTGCCTCCTTGAATTATTCCAGTTATTGGTTACCCCATTACGGACATCTCAATGATACGAGAGGTGGTGGCTGGGCAGCGAGATTATCATCTagtgtttctgattggctccaGATAGACTTTGAAAGGACTGTTCAAGTCTGTGCTGTGGAGACTCAAGGCGATGTTGACGGTATTGCATGGGTTATCGACTTTTACCTCTCTTTCTTATCCGATGGAGCATCTTGGAGTAATTTCACATATAAAAATGGAACGCAAGTG aTATTTACTAGACAAGGCGACAGCAATTACATTGACCAGGAAACGTTGCCAGTAACAGTATTTGCAAGATACCGGTATATTCGGTTTCCTCCAATTTCTCAACATGCTTGGAATACCCTGAGAGTAGAGGTTTATGAAG GAAACGCCTCATTGTCTCCTTGCAGTACGCTCTTAGAATCATCTACAACCCAACGACCAAACACATCCCTGGCATCGA GAAACGCCTCATTGTCTCCTTGCAGTACGCTCTTAGAATCATCTACAACCCAACGACCAAACACGTCCCTGGCATCGA CCTGCTTCCATCATGCCCTTGGTGTGGCTAATCCAAGTATAATTAGTGACGATCAGATGACTACCTCCTCGAATTATTCCAGTTATTGGTTACCCCATTACGGACATCTCAATGATACGAGAGGTGGTGGCTGGCAGTGA
- the LOC138050032 gene encoding lactadherin-like isoform X3: MTASLNYSSYWLPHYGHLNDTRGGGWAARLSSSVSDWLQIDFERTVQVCAVETQGDVDGIAWVIDFYLSFLSDGASWSNFTYKNGTQVIFTRQGDSNYIDQETLPVTVFARYRYIRFPPISQHAWNTLRVEVYEGNASLSPCSTLLESSTTQRPNTSLASRNASLSPCSTLLESSTTQRPNTSLASTCFHHALGVANPSIISDDQMTTSSNYSSYWLPHYGHLNDTRGGGWQ, encoded by the exons ATGACTGCCTCCTTGAATTATTCCAGTTATTGGTTACCCCATTACGGACATCTCAATGATACGAGAGGTGGTGGCTGGGCAGCGAGATTATCATCTagtgtttctgattggctccaGATAGACTTTGAAAGGACTGTTCAAGTCTGTGCTGTGGAGACTCAAGGCGATGTTGACGGTATTGCATGGGTTATCGACTTTTACCTCTCTTTCTTATCCGATGGAGCATCTTGGAGTAATTTCACATATAAAAATGGAACGCAAGTG aTATTTACTAGACAAGGCGACAGCAATTACATTGACCAGGAAACGTTGCCAGTAACAGTATTTGCAAGATACCGGTATATTCGGTTTCCTCCAATTTCTCAACATGCTTGGAATACCCTGAGAGTAGAGGTTTATGAAG GAAACGCCTCATTGTCTCCTTGCAGTACGCTCTTAGAATCATCTACAACCCAACGACCAAACACATCCCTGGCATCGA GAAACGCCTCATTGTCTCCTTGCAGTACGCTCTTAGAATCATCTACAACCCAACGACCAAACACGTCCCTGGCATCGA CCTGCTTCCATCATGCCCTTGGTGTGGCTAATCCAAGTATAATTAGTGACGATCAGATGACTACCTCCTCGAATTATTCCAGTTATTGGTTACCCCATTACGGACATCTCAATGATACGAGAGGTGGTGGCTGGCAGTGA